One Niabella beijingensis DNA window includes the following coding sequences:
- a CDS encoding SusC/RagA family TonB-linked outer membrane protein, with the protein MNHFFKLRPTMWLRALLLTCSFITGAFSCLQAQNNTLSGTVVNAATKQPVEGASVSIKNSSTGVLTNAQGAFSISAAPGTVLEISYIGYETQTITAENNITVALKPSAAKDLGEVVVVGYGTQRRRDITGSVATVNLAATKDVPATNPGRLLVGQVPGVTAKQLTGRPGQQFEVVVRGLSSLGAGSQPLYVIDGFPIGNSMDYGISANDIGNITILKDAVSSAIYGARGSNGVVLITTKAAKTGTKSMDFSATYGIQSVPESWRTKVLNGQQFAQFKKDIFVDNQRYFNNHDPSIDEIPADFRYPEQTKISTNWFNEILHNNAPFKNFNLTYSDGQGDTKSLLSVGYFKQDGVLKNTDFEQFSAHTNIEGKLNDFIRTGLNITGFYAINNVGPVTEGRSSLVGSTLLLDPREPVYNEDGSYNAYIGGHDGIFGYPNPVQLLQEQLNVVRVGQVLTNAFAEAKFLKHFTFKTSLNALLRYSEQKQFRPSTLAAENAAPPRPATESDNAFSTVNYSADQLLSYDNNFGSSRLNVLAGYTAQTETVRGLSGTGSDFPNDLTPFLDAAAIKSASSSEYGWGLNAFFGRVNYVFNEKYLLSATFRREGSSRFGADNRYGNFPAVSVGWRLFNENFIPKPTWLDDLKLRASWGVTGNNNIGNYNSLSFMTKNDYILGNSLARGYTVSGLPNPDLGWETSKQLDIGLDLLTFGNKFSFTAEYYRKITSDMLLPVQVPAISGFISYLANVGKVQNTGLEFIASYNSNIGAVGFRSNLNVSMNRNKVLEIRGENDQILNGTFYGAYSISRVGRPIGMFYGYQVLGIFNNQAEIDAAPKQDGAVPGVYRYYDGDGDGTISYDTKDMVEIGNPWPKMNYGLTLGADYKNFDFTVLLNGATGFNVYREIEKSIMNMDGVFNVSDGALQRWRSEQNPGNGKYAGTLNYKWQRESNSRYIYKGDYLWIKNISLGYTFNKPDFFFKTLRLYGSIDNFLLFTKYPGANPEASVTGGGIYPGVDDETYPLSRTFTFGLRFNF; encoded by the coding sequence ATGAATCACTTTTTCAAACTCAGACCAACTATGTGGTTGCGTGCCCTCCTGCTGACCTGTTCTTTTATTACCGGTGCCTTCAGTTGCCTTCAGGCGCAGAACAACACTTTGTCAGGAACTGTTGTCAATGCCGCTACCAAGCAACCTGTTGAAGGTGCTTCAGTAAGTATAAAAAATTCTTCAACAGGCGTGCTTACAAATGCACAGGGCGCTTTTAGCATCAGTGCTGCTCCGGGCACTGTACTGGAGATTTCCTATATCGGATATGAAACACAGACCATAACTGCAGAAAACAACATCACGGTAGCGCTGAAACCTTCCGCAGCAAAGGATCTGGGCGAAGTAGTGGTAGTTGGATACGGCACGCAGCGGCGAAGGGATATTACCGGGTCGGTAGCAACCGTTAACCTCGCGGCTACAAAGGATGTGCCCGCAACAAACCCGGGAAGGTTGCTGGTGGGACAGGTGCCCGGTGTAACAGCAAAACAGCTCACCGGCCGGCCGGGACAACAATTTGAAGTGGTGGTACGGGGCCTCAGCAGCCTGGGCGCCGGCAGTCAGCCGCTTTATGTGATCGACGGATTCCCTATCGGAAATTCAATGGACTACGGCATCAGCGCCAATGATATCGGGAACATCACCATCTTAAAAGATGCCGTGTCTTCCGCCATTTACGGAGCACGCGGCTCCAACGGTGTTGTGCTGATCACCACCAAAGCCGCCAAAACAGGTACAAAATCAATGGATTTTTCCGCCACCTACGGCATACAATCTGTCCCGGAATCCTGGCGGACCAAGGTGCTCAACGGTCAGCAATTTGCTCAATTCAAAAAAGACATTTTTGTAGACAACCAACGTTATTTTAATAATCACGATCCCTCCATCGATGAGATACCCGCAGACTTCCGGTATCCCGAACAGACAAAAATCTCCACGAACTGGTTCAACGAAATATTACATAACAATGCACCTTTTAAAAACTTTAACCTGACTTACAGCGACGGACAGGGTGATACCAAATCGTTGCTGTCAGTGGGATATTTTAAACAGGATGGTGTATTAAAGAATACGGACTTTGAACAATTTTCCGCTCATACCAATATCGAAGGAAAACTCAATGACTTTATAAGAACAGGGCTGAATATAACCGGTTTTTATGCCATCAACAATGTAGGCCCTGTTACAGAAGGGCGTTCCAGTCTCGTGGGAAGCACCCTCTTACTGGATCCACGCGAGCCCGTTTACAATGAGGACGGCAGCTATAATGCCTATATCGGAGGGCACGATGGCATCTTTGGCTACCCTAATCCGGTTCAGCTGCTGCAGGAACAATTGAACGTAGTTCGGGTGGGTCAGGTGCTTACCAATGCATTTGCAGAAGCAAAATTTTTAAAACATTTTACTTTTAAAACCTCTTTAAATGCACTGCTACGCTACTCCGAACAGAAACAATTCCGGCCATCCACACTCGCAGCTGAAAACGCCGCGCCTCCCCGCCCCGCTACCGAAAGCGACAATGCGTTCAGTACGGTAAACTATTCTGCCGATCAGCTCCTTTCCTATGATAATAATTTTGGCTCCAGCCGGCTGAATGTGCTGGCCGGTTACACGGCACAAACCGAAACAGTGAGGGGACTGTCAGGCACCGGATCCGATTTTCCTAATGATCTGACACCATTTTTAGACGCCGCTGCAATCAAATCAGCATCATCTTCAGAATACGGATGGGGACTAAATGCTTTTTTTGGCCGCGTAAACTATGTTTTTAATGAGAAATATCTGTTATCAGCCACCTTCCGGAGGGAAGGCAGCTCCCGCTTTGGAGCGGACAATCGCTATGGTAATTTCCCTGCCGTATCCGTGGGCTGGCGGCTGTTCAACGAGAACTTTATACCCAAACCCACCTGGCTGGATGACCTGAAATTAAGGGCCAGCTGGGGTGTCACCGGAAATAACAATATCGGCAATTATAACAGCCTTTCCTTCATGACAAAAAATGATTATATACTCGGCAACAGTCTTGCCCGCGGGTATACTGTTAGCGGACTTCCCAACCCCGACCTTGGCTGGGAGACTTCTAAACAACTGGATATCGGTCTGGACCTGCTTACATTTGGAAACAAGTTTTCATTTACTGCCGAATACTATAGAAAAATAACATCCGATATGCTGTTACCGGTACAGGTTCCCGCTATTTCAGGATTTATCTCTTATCTCGCAAACGTTGGCAAGGTACAAAATACCGGATTAGAATTTATTGCTTCGTACAATTCAAATATCGGTGCAGTCGGCTTCCGGTCGAATCTTAATGTTTCTATGAACCGGAATAAAGTATTGGAGATACGCGGGGAAAATGACCAGATACTCAACGGCACATTTTACGGAGCCTATAGCATTTCAAGAGTGGGCCGCCCCATTGGTATGTTCTACGGCTACCAGGTACTGGGCATCTTTAATAACCAGGCAGAGATCGATGCCGCACCCAAGCAGGACGGGGCAGTACCCGGTGTGTACCGCTATTATGATGGTGATGGTGATGGCACCATCTCTTACGATACCAAGGACATGGTGGAGATCGGCAATCCCTGGCCCAAAATGAATTATGGTCTGACTCTTGGAGCAGATTACAAAAATTTTGATTTTACTGTTCTGCTCAACGGTGCTACCGGTTTCAATGTGTACCGGGAAATTGAAAAATCCATCATGAATATGGACGGTGTATTCAACGTTTCTGACGGGGCCCTGCAACGCTGGCGTTCCGAACAGAACCCGGGTAACGGGAAATACGCCGGTACGCTAAACTATAAGTGGCAGCGGGAATCCAACTCCCGGTACATTTACAAGGGAGATTATCTCTGGATCAAAAACATCAGCCTTGGCTACACATTTAACAAACCGGATTTCTTTTTTAAGACACTGAGGCTCTACGGAAGTATTGACAATTTCCTGCTTTTCACAAAATATCCGGGGGCTAATCCGGAAGCCTCTGTAACCGGGGGCGGTATTTACCCGGGGGTGGATGATGAGACCTACCCGCTTTCAAGAACCTTCACTTTCGGATTAAGATTCAACTTTTAA
- a CDS encoding AraC family transcriptional regulator has translation MNNYYKYLPISKVDKSWGLYVVNVGCTKISKSQLYPPGDHPSHHYFKWEDGRIFDEFQLIYILNGEGVFESKSCPLMPVKSGTLLILYPYEWHRFKPNEDTGWEEYWIGCKGNILQNIYNHHFFPKETPAYYLGTNESVINLFTDMIEHTRSEKTGYQQLVSGMLLHLFGKIFSLSKQLSFDKKNKHEEVINQAMSIMHSNINSYLSFEKLSGDFCISYSLFRKAFKLYTGMSPHQYFLQLKLNKAKALLLNSGDSVKQIADELGFESAYSFSKIFKAKTGYSPNHFKKKFLL, from the coding sequence ATGAACAACTATTATAAATACCTGCCGATTAGTAAAGTGGATAAAAGCTGGGGGTTGTATGTAGTGAATGTAGGATGTACAAAGATCTCAAAGTCCCAGCTTTATCCCCCAGGCGATCACCCTTCACATCATTATTTTAAATGGGAGGACGGGCGCATTTTTGATGAGTTCCAGTTGATCTATATATTGAACGGGGAAGGGGTCTTTGAATCAAAGAGTTGCCCGCTTATGCCGGTGAAATCAGGTACATTGCTGATATTGTATCCTTATGAATGGCATCGGTTCAAACCCAATGAGGACACGGGCTGGGAAGAATACTGGATCGGATGTAAAGGGAATATCCTTCAGAATATATACAATCATCATTTTTTTCCGAAGGAAACACCTGCTTATTATCTGGGAACCAATGAGTCGGTCATTAATTTATTCACCGATATGATTGAACATACGCGGTCGGAGAAGACCGGTTATCAGCAACTGGTATCGGGAATGCTGCTGCATTTGTTTGGAAAAATATTTTCTCTGTCCAAACAACTGAGTTTTGATAAAAAGAATAAACACGAAGAGGTGATCAACCAGGCAATGTCTATTATGCATTCGAATATTAATTCTTACCTGTCGTTTGAAAAACTGTCCGGTGATTTTTGTATCAGTTATTCCCTGTTTCGCAAGGCGTTTAAATTATATACCGGCATGTCTCCGCATCAATATTTTTTGCAGCTGAAGCTGAACAAGGCCAAGGCTTTGCTGCTGAACTCCGGCGATTCTGTCAAACAAATTGCAGATGAGCTGGGCTTTGAATCGGCCTATTCCTTTTCCAAGATCTTTAAGGCAAAGACGGGCTATTCTCCCAATCACTTCAAGAAAAAATTTCTTTTATAG
- a CDS encoding glycosyl hydrolase: MCRNIYAILFLTVAVCFCCTLNAQQKNNVLEQLKTQFITPPDSAKPGVYWYFMDGNLSASGIREDLKAMKEAGIGHVIFLEVNVGVPRGRIDFLSKEWLLLFKQIEQEAEKQGIAITLGIGPGWAGSGGPWVAPEYSMQHLVSSSTTVTAHDKDPVTLPVPAPKAPFFGEGALTPELTRIRNDFYRDVAVLAFPAPSQEDSIKDVDYRALYYRAPFSSAKGVPAFYPPVTGEPGVKKNAIQKTAVVDITDHLAADGKLNWKPQSGVWTVMRFGVRNNGAGTRPAPRPGLGFEADKFDTTAINQHLDFYVGKILEQIGHSGKQKKGGLKFLHIDSWEMGAQNWTKNFRQEFINRRGYDPLPYYPVYAGRIVGSKEISDRFMWDLRKTAMDLVLEHHAQQVKKYAYRNGLRLSIEPYDMNPTADLELGAVADIPMCEFWSKGFGFNTQFSCVEASSLGHVQGKPVIGAEAFTAQNNEGWKQYPGSMKNQGDWAFAAGVNKFFYHTYQSQPLPDSLKPGMTMGPYGIQWNRNQTWWPMAGGYHQYIARCSYLLQQGNTVADILYLTPEEAPFVFTAPASALRGDADLLDRREYNFDACPPGLIGKASVKNGKICFPGGASYQLLVLPRYPAMSAALLQKIAELVAQGATVVGPPPQKAPGLSGYPESDAAIRKMAATLWGPSLQQETVTTHPYGKGYIIWGKALEDQMDQLYCNYNALAGILKSKKVSENFSSDQPLRYTQRQLPGTDLFFISNTTTDTLTAGCRFRTTKKYAELWEPLSGTFRSLGPLRREGQQVMLNITFASFQSYFVVFSDTPSGQRPEGSGRSIQQTDTLSGSWTVTFDPKWGGPARTAFSQLSDWKDNNDPGIRYYSGIAVYRKTFDAPMASDKNAQISLDLGNVKQLARVRLNGHDLGILWTAPWRVSVGPWLRETNNQLEITVANLWINRLIGDQQFADDGVKDSKWPSWLLEGKPRTSKRYTFTTFNPYKKDDPLISSGLLGPVTLIREQ; this comes from the coding sequence ATGTGCCGGAATATTTACGCGATACTTTTCCTGACCGTTGCAGTTTGTTTTTGTTGCACCCTGAATGCACAGCAAAAGAACAATGTGCTGGAACAACTAAAAACACAATTCATCACGCCGCCGGATTCTGCAAAGCCGGGTGTGTACTGGTATTTTATGGATGGGAACCTGTCGGCGAGCGGGATCCGGGAAGATCTGAAGGCCATGAAAGAAGCCGGTATCGGGCATGTGATATTCCTTGAGGTAAACGTAGGTGTGCCCAGGGGCAGGATCGATTTTCTCAGCAAGGAATGGTTATTACTTTTTAAACAGATCGAACAGGAGGCAGAAAAACAGGGCATTGCCATCACACTCGGTATCGGACCGGGCTGGGCAGGAAGCGGCGGTCCCTGGGTGGCACCGGAATATTCTATGCAGCACCTGGTAAGCAGCAGTACTACTGTTACTGCACACGATAAAGATCCGGTAACATTGCCCGTGCCGGCGCCCAAAGCTCCGTTTTTTGGTGAGGGTGCTTTGACACCCGAGCTGACCAGGATACGCAATGATTTTTACAGGGACGTAGCTGTACTCGCATTTCCGGCTCCATCTCAGGAAGACAGTATCAAAGACGTGGATTACCGTGCGCTTTACTACCGGGCACCCTTTAGCTCGGCCAAAGGTGTTCCCGCTTTTTATCCGCCGGTAACAGGCGAACCGGGTGTTAAAAAAAATGCCATTCAAAAAACAGCGGTCGTTGACATTACAGACCACCTGGCAGCCGATGGAAAACTCAACTGGAAACCGCAATCCGGCGTCTGGACCGTCATGCGTTTTGGAGTACGGAATAACGGTGCCGGAACAAGACCTGCACCCCGCCCCGGGCTGGGCTTTGAGGCGGATAAATTTGATACCACTGCCATTAACCAACACCTGGACTTTTATGTGGGCAAGATCCTGGAACAGATCGGCCACTCCGGCAAACAAAAGAAAGGCGGGCTAAAATTTCTTCATATCGACAGCTGGGAAATGGGTGCACAGAACTGGACCAAAAATTTCCGGCAGGAATTCATTAACCGCAGAGGATATGATCCCCTCCCCTATTACCCCGTATACGCCGGCAGGATCGTTGGCAGCAAAGAGATCAGTGACCGCTTCATGTGGGATCTTCGGAAAACCGCCATGGACCTGGTTTTGGAGCATCACGCACAGCAGGTAAAAAAGTATGCCTATCGCAACGGACTTCGTTTGTCCATAGAGCCGTATGATATGAACCCTACTGCAGATCTTGAACTGGGGGCCGTTGCCGATATTCCTATGTGTGAATTCTGGAGTAAAGGTTTTGGATTCAATACCCAATTCAGTTGTGTGGAGGCCTCCTCACTTGGTCATGTACAGGGAAAGCCGGTGATCGGGGCCGAGGCATTTACAGCACAGAACAATGAAGGCTGGAAACAATATCCGGGGTCAATGAAAAACCAGGGTGATTGGGCCTTCGCGGCGGGCGTTAATAAATTCTTCTACCATACCTATCAGAGTCAACCTCTTCCGGACTCTTTAAAACCGGGTATGACCATGGGACCCTATGGGATCCAATGGAACCGTAACCAGACCTGGTGGCCCATGGCAGGCGGCTATCATCAGTATATTGCGCGTTGTTCTTACCTGCTGCAACAGGGCAATACGGTAGCCGATATCCTGTACCTTACCCCGGAAGAAGCACCTTTTGTATTTACAGCACCTGCCTCGGCATTGAGAGGCGATGCTGATCTCCTGGACCGTCGGGAATATAACTTCGACGCCTGCCCTCCGGGACTGATCGGAAAAGCAAGTGTCAAAAACGGAAAGATCTGCTTTCCCGGTGGTGCCTCTTACCAGTTGCTGGTGCTGCCCCGCTATCCGGCCATGTCAGCAGCATTGCTTCAAAAAATAGCTGAGCTTGTGGCCCAGGGTGCAACTGTTGTAGGGCCGCCTCCGCAAAAAGCCCCGGGCCTTTCAGGCTATCCGGAAAGCGATGCGGCCATCCGCAAAATGGCGGCAACCCTCTGGGGCCCTTCGCTTCAGCAGGAAACCGTTACAACACACCCCTACGGAAAAGGTTATATCATATGGGGTAAAGCGCTTGAAGACCAGATGGATCAGTTGTACTGCAATTACAATGCACTGGCCGGTATCCTGAAGTCAAAAAAGGTTAGTGAGAATTTCAGCAGCGACCAGCCCCTGCGTTATACCCAGCGGCAGCTCCCCGGAACAGATCTGTTTTTTATCTCCAATACAACGACCGACACGCTTACGGCCGGATGCCGGTTCCGGACCACAAAGAAGTACGCAGAGCTTTGGGAACCGCTGAGCGGAACCTTCAGATCTCTTGGACCACTTCGCAGGGAAGGGCAGCAGGTCATGCTGAATATAACATTCGCTTCATTTCAAAGTTATTTCGTGGTATTCTCCGATACTCCTTCCGGTCAGCGGCCGGAAGGCAGCGGCAGGAGTATACAACAGACAGATACCCTTTCGGGAAGCTGGACCGTGACCTTTGATCCGAAATGGGGAGGCCCCGCCCGGACCGCATTCAGCCAGCTTTCCGATTGGAAAGACAATAACGACCCCGGCATCAGGTATTATTCCGGCATTGCTGTGTACCGGAAAACATTCGATGCCCCAATGGCATCAGATAAAAATGCGCAGATAAGTCTTGACCTCGGAAATGTAAAACAACTGGCAAGGGTGCGCCTGAACGGGCATGACCTTGGCATATTGTGGACCGCACCCTGGCGGGTTTCAGTCGGTCCATGGCTTAGGGAAACCAACAACCAGCTTGAGATCACCGTTGCCAACCTGTGGATCAACCGGTTGATCGGGGATCAGCAATTTGCAGACGATGGCGTCAAAGACAGCAAATGGCCATCATGGCTGCTTGAAGGCAAGCCCCGGACCAGCAAACGGTATACATTCACCACTTTTAATCCTTATAAAAAAGACGACCCGCTGATCAGTTCCGGCCTCCTGGGCCCTGTAACCCTGATAAGGGAACAGTAA